The Coffea eugenioides isolate CCC68of chromosome 8, Ceug_1.0, whole genome shotgun sequence genome has a segment encoding these proteins:
- the LOC113781673 gene encoding uncharacterized protein LOC113781673, which yields METGEYSETVKRMKPSMDSVAADDSNAIVRASGEDTEGEGNTIVGSEQMLVEIAHIHEKINRFTQLVSELLESGKSMLEDISKEFEERLFQIHKEQMAKWEEEIQELQLLDASNEETNAVLHNARCLLQNVPGQS from the exons ATGGAAACTGGAGAGTACAGTGAGACGGTGAAGCGCATGAAACCTTCA ATGGATAGCGTGGCTGCGGATGATAGTAATGCAATTGTGAGGGCTTCAGGGGAAGACACTGAGGGTGAGGGCAACACCATTGTTGGCTCTGAGCAAATGCTGGTGGAGATTGCTCACATTCATGAGAAGATTAATCGCTTTACTCAGCTG GTGTCTGAGCTGCTGGAATCAGGGAAGTCAATGCTGGAGGATATTAGTAAAGAATTTGAAGAAAGATTATTTCA AATCCACAAGGAACAGATGGCTAAGTGGGAGGAGGAGATTCAGGAACTACAGTTGCTTGATGCCTCAAATGAGGAGACTAATGCTGTTTTGCACAATGCTAGATGTCTACTTCAGAATGTTCCTGGTCAATCTTGA